In the Theobroma cacao cultivar B97-61/B2 chromosome 1, Criollo_cocoa_genome_V2, whole genome shotgun sequence genome, one interval contains:
- the LOC18611273 gene encoding BTB/POZ domain-containing protein NPY5: MKFMKLGSKPDSFQTDGDNIRYVATELATDLVVNIGDLKFYLHKFPLLSKSARLQKLVATSSDENSDEIHIQDIPGGPAAFEICAKFCYGMTVTLNAYNVVAARCAAEYLEMYETVEKGNLIYKIDVFLNSSIFRSWKDSIIVLQTTKSLLPWSEEIKVVSHCLDSIASKASIDTSKVEWSYTYNRKKLPSENGNSPQWNGVRKPQMVPKDWWVEDLCELHIDLYKRVITTIKTKSRVSGDVIGEALNAYALRRLPGFSKGMVQNNDFIKYRSLVETIVRLLPTERGTVSCSFLLRLLRAAILLDCGEMERNELMRRIGQQLPEATVTDLLIRAPAGEATIYDVDIVHNLVEEFVTHSSQIDPTDNEFQKSRSPKFGPDACKVLVAKLIDGYLAEIARDPNLHLSKFVYLAEIVASFSRPSHDGLYRAIDMYLKEHPGISKSEKKRICRLMDCRKLSAEACMHAVQNERLPLRVVVQVLFFEQVRATASAGNSTPDLPGSIRALLPGGSHGSSRSTTTNNEEDWDSVPTAEDIKALKGELATLRLGSSGTDRNGNDAAKSDAEKIAANRMKGLVMSKIFSKLWSSKERHGEISSSDTSESPGSVNAEETKSTPSRSRRHSLS, translated from the exons ATGAAGTTTATGAAACTGGGATCTAAGCCTGATTCATTTCAGACTGATGGAGACAATATCAG GTATGTTGCAACTGAGTTGGCAACTGACTTAGTCGTTAACATCGGGGATTTGAAATTCTATCTGCATAAG TTCCCCTTGTTATCCAAAAGTGCACGCTTGCAGAAGCTGGTTGCAACATCAAGTGATGAGAACAGTGATGAAATCCACATTCAAGATATTCCTGGTGGACCTGCTGCTTTTGAAATATGTGCTAAGTTTTGTTATGGTATGACAGTCACTCTCAACGCATACAATGTTGTCGCTGCTAGATGTGCGGCAGAATACCTTGAGATGTATGAAACTGTTGAGAAAGGAAACCTTATCTATAAGATTGATGTCTTCCTCAATTCAAGTATATTCAGGAGCTGGAAAGATTCCATCATTGTTcttcaaacaacaaaatctCTACTTCCGTGGTCTGAGGAAATAAAGGTGGTCAGCCACTGCCTTGATTCCATAGCTTCCAAGGCCTCCATTGATACTTCCAAGGTGGAGTGGTCATACACCTATAATAGGAAGAAGCTCCCATCAGAGAACGGAAATAGTCCGCAGTGGAATGGTGTAAGAAAACCACAAATGGTTCCAAAGGACTGGTGGGTAGAAGATCTTTGTGAGCTTCATATTGATTTATACAAGCGTGTGATAACaacaattaaaacaaaaagcagAGTTTCTGGTGATGTAATTGGAGAAGCCCTAAATGCATATGCCCTGAGAAGATTGCCTGGATTTAGCAAGGGTATGGTCCAGaataatgatttcataaaGTATAGGTCGTTGGTGGAGACCATTGTACGGCTGCTGCCCACTGAGAGAGGAACTGTTTCTTGTAGCTTCTTGCTTAGATTATTAAGAGCTGCAATTTTATTGGATTGTGGAGAAATGGAGAGAAATGAGTTGATGAGGAGAATTGGCCAGCAGCTCCCGGAGGCAACAGTGACTGATCTTCTGATTCGAGCTCCAGCTGGAGAAGCAACAATATATGATGTTGACATTGTTCACAACTTAGTTGAGGAGTTTGTGACTCACAGTTCTCAAATTGACCCCACTGATAATGAATTCCAGAAGAGTAGAAGCCCTAAGTTTGGACCAGATGCTTGTAAAGTGTTGGTAGCAAAGCTAATTGATGGCTACCTTGCTGAAATTGCACGAGATCCAAATTTGCATCTGTCAAAATTTGTCTATCTTGCAGAAATTGTAGCAAGCTTCTCTAGACCTTCTCATGATGGACTTTACCGTGCCATAGACATGTATCTGAAG GAACACCCTGGAATCAGCAAGAGtgagaaaaagagaatatgCAGGTTAATGGACTGCAGGAAGTTGTCAGCCGAGGCCTGTATGCATGCTGTGCAAAATGAGAGGCTCCCATTGCGTGTTGTTGTGCAAGTCCTCTTCTTTGAGCAAGTGAGGGCTACAGCATCAGCTGGCAACAGCACACCTGATCTTCCAGGGTCCATTAGAGCCCTACTCCCTGGTGGGTCTCATGGCAGCTCAAGGTCCACTACAACCAACAATGAAGAGGATTGGGATTCTGTGCCAACAGCCGAGGATATCAAGGCTTTGAAAGGGGAGCTTGCTACTCTAAGATTAGGCAGTAGTGGGACTGATAGAAACGGAAATGATGCTGCTAAAAGTGATGCCGAAAAGATTGCTGCTAATAGAATGAAAGGTTTGGTCATGTCAAAGATCTTCTCAAAACTTTGGTCAAGTAAGGAAAGACACGGTGAAATTAGCAGCTCTGACACATCAGAGAGCCCTGGATCAGTCAATGCAGAAGAAACAAAGTCCACCCCATCCAGAAGTAGGAGACATTCACTATCTTAG